The following proteins are co-located in the Deinococcus aerophilus genome:
- a CDS encoding NUMOD3 domain-containing DNA-binding protein, with translation MSETSARSTKRGPEHANFGLRRSDATRARISEAASARTEDKNPFYGHKHGDATKHRIAEQKRGQQPANSRPVVADGVAYPSVTAARHLHISPALVIYRLKSLKYDYHYAESDVDTPGCVGSP, from the coding sequence ATGTCTGAAACCTCGGCACGCAGCACGAAACGTGGCCCCGAACATGCCAATTTTGGCCTCAGGCGATCCGACGCGACCCGGGCCCGGATCTCCGAGGCAGCTTCTGCCCGCACCGAAGACAAAAATCCCTTCTACGGCCACAAGCACGGTGACGCCACCAAGCACCGAATCGCCGAGCAGAAGCGGGGCCAGCAACCGGCCAACTCACGTCCAGTCGTCGCCGACGGCGTTGCATATCCCTCCGTGACGGCGGCGCGGCACCTCCACATCTCCCCGGCACTGGTCATCTATCGCCTCAAATCCCTCAAGTACGACTATCACTACGCCGAAAGCGACGTGGACACCCCGGGATGCGTCGGCAGTCCGTGA